From Coregonus clupeaformis isolate EN_2021a chromosome 2, ASM2061545v1, whole genome shotgun sequence:
taatttttttagttCTGAAGATAATATACATTCCTGCATTGGCTTTGTAAAGTTGAAGCCCTCGGCTCCGCTCTATTGGCTTAAACCTTTACTTCCCAGGAATTTGGCTCAACAGCAAACTGTGTGCCGAAACCCAGCCAAAGAGGACCGCAGTAGAAGTAtttaaaaagtaaaagtataaaaaaACCCACTGTGATTATGATTTTGTTCCTTGCCCTAAACAGAACACTTACTATCACTGACAGTTCGCTGCTGCCTTGGTGGAAAGTAATTATTTTTCTTGTATAGGGGGAGTAGGGAATTACAAAATAAACTTGGATGCAAATTATATTTTTAAGTCTCTTGATTGTTGTCGAATGTCTTTCTGAATATGGTTTAAATCGATGATTTTCTCACAATAATTGCTAGGCATGCTGATAAAACCTGGTCTTTAAAAAGATTGCAATGATTTAGATTGGGCAAATACATCCAAGCATACAATAAAACAGGCCACATACATTCTATTTGACCAGGTGGACAGCTAAGGTTCAGTTTGGTTCAAGATATGTGATTCACCATTGAGCATGGCTTTTAGTCAAATATACTGACAACTAACCCCAATTCATCTGTTCTAGTCCAAGACCACAATTTCTTAATCTTGTCCGGAAAACCAACACTTTAAATGATCGATGAACTGAATGGGGAAAACTTCAGAGGGACGCCTTCCATGAAGAAGTTGCACCAATCGTAGAGCTGGATACTGCTAAGCCCCGCCTGTTTCTGTGGCTCCTTGAAATCAACCTTCCTGCTTTATCACAGTGGGCAAGAAAGCGGTTCATTAGTCATACGATCTGAGACACACATAGCTAGCTACATGAGGCTAACCCATTTCGACCGACTCAAATGTTACATGAATGACATCTAGCTAACGCGTTAGCGGCTAGGTGGATGACAAGCTAGCGATGATCGTGGTTTTATTGTTTGGCCTGTCACAACCGTTATttttagccagctaacgttaacttTAGCATATTCTTTCTGTCAATCATCGAGATAAACCCAAATGGCAGAGAACTGGCAGGACGCGACCTGTCAACAGGTGAAGTTGATAGCAGGTCGCCTGAATGAGCTTCTTTCCACCGGCCTAGACCTCTTGCACTCAGAACTCGGGGTGGATTTTGGAGTGAAGCCCGAGATTCCGCCATGGTTGATCTTCTTAGCAGCGTGCATTGGGCTCGTGCTAATGGTGGCTATGTGGGCCTCGGCCTGTCGTGGGCTGTTCAAGAAGCGAGCGACCATAATTGAAGTTGATGAGACTATTGAAAGCACTAAACCAGCTCCTATCAAGGCTGCGAGAACAGAGGAACAGAAGAAAAAGAAAAGGACCTACAGAAAAGGTAACGTTTCCAATGTTGCCTTACTAGCTAGTTATGCTATGCTAATTTTGACAGCTCTAACgtcacagtagctagctagctagtagtagcCGACATTAGCATGATTCGGCTAGCTAGATGAACCTGTCACACGAGCCAAACTCATAGTGTTTTTTTTCAAATTCAGCCTTGTCTTCTCTTTTGTCCCGCAGAAATCACAGCCAAATGGTCGTACAGTTGCTGAGCTGCAAGAGGAAGTCAGAGTGACCGAAGACAACCTGCCAGTAGTGCCACATCATTCTCCTCAAGTCAAGACAGAAAAGGCTTCTGAGGTAGGCCTAATGTTGCTTGCAGAGGCAAATGCTTGTATGCTAGCCTAGGAGACTAGTGAAAGAGTTGAATCTGTTGTATGCAAAACAAAGTCCGTTGTATGCAAACTAAGGTCAGGTCTGCTTGGGTATAATTAGCTATGTAATATCCCAATTTCTGCGCTAAACATGCATTGAAGATGAGAACGGGCCTGTATGTAGTGGAGTTTTACTAGTGATGATGTGGCTTTTAGACTAGAGGCCTGCCTCCCTTAGGACGCCTACTGTCCTGTGATGTGCAGGGGCCAGCTGTCATTGTCTGGTTGCCAGATCTTAATTAACTTGCAGATGCAGCAAATCCTAAAGGATGGGACCGATGGCTTCCTGATTTAGCTAGTGTCAAGTGTGGCTACTCCGTGATCAAATACAGCTCTCAACCCAGCTGATGCTGTCAATCAATGCTCTTTATAGTTGATTTTGGCATCATTCTGCATTGAGGCGCTgacattttaaaataatttttatttgatttgttGATGTTTGGTTTATAGCGTTTGAGAGTGTAAGTACGGTATACCCTATAAATGACATGTCAAAAGGCTCTTGGTAGACAGATTTAGGGGAACAGGatggtgtacagttgaagtcggaggtttacatacaccttagccaaatacatttaaactcaagtttttcacaattcctgacatttaatcctagtaaaaattccctgtcttaggtcagttaggatcaccactttattttaatgtgaaatgtcagaatagtagagagaattatttatttctttcatcacattcccagtgggtctgtgtttacataaactcaattagtatttggtagcattgcctttaaaatgtttaacttgggtcaaacggtttgggtagccttccacaagcttcccacaataagttgggggaattttggcccattcctcctgacagagctggtgtaactgagtcaggtttgtaggcctccttgctggcACACGCttattcagttctgcccacaaatgttctatatgattgaggtcagggctttgtgatggccactccaataccttgactttgttgtccttaagccattttgccacaactttggaagaatgcttggggtcattgtccgtttggaagacccatttgcgaccaagctttaacttcctgactgatgtcttgagatgttgcttcaatatatccacataattttccttcctcatgatgtcatctattttgtgaagtgcaccagtccctcctgcagcaaagcacccccacagcatgatgctgccaccccgtgcttcacggttgggatggtgttcttcggcttgcaagctaccccactttttcctccaaacataacgatggtcattatggccaaacagttctatttttgtttcatcagagcaaaggacagttctccaaaaagtacaatctttgtccctatgtgcagttgcaaaccgtagtctggctttttatggcggttttggagcagtggcttcttacttgctgagcggctttcaggttatgtcgatataggactcattttactgtggatataaatacttttgtacctgtttcctccagcatcttcacaaggtcatttgctgttgttctgggattgatttgcacttttcgcaccaaagtacgttaatctctaggagacagaacgcgtctccttcctgagcggtgtggcagctgcgtggtcccatggtgtttatacttgcgtacaattgtttgtacagatgaacgtggtaccttcaggcgtttggaaattgctcccaaggatgaaccagacttgtggaggtctaccattttttctgagttggctgatttcttttgattttcccatgatgtcaagcaaagaggcacagagtttgaaggtaggccttgaaatacatccacagattgactcctattgactcaaattatgtcaattagtctatcagaagcttctaaagccatgacatcattttctggaattttccatgctgtttaaaggcacagtcaacttagtgtatgtaaacttagtgtatgtaaacttctgacccactggaattgtgatacagtgaattataagttatataatctgtctgtaaacaattgttggaaaaattacttgtgtcatgcacaaagtagatgtcctatccgacttgccaaaactatagtttaacaatacatttgtggagtggttgaaaaaacgagttttagtgtatgtaaacttccgacttcaactgtgtgattTCAGTTATATATAGTCCTAGCTTGACCGCGTTGACTTGATTGAGTGACTTTCATAAAATGGGGATTTCTGTCCTAATGGTGCAGGTGGTGATAAGTCTGTATGTTACCACTTTCCCTTCCTCTTTGCCTTGTAGCATTAATCCACCATACATGCTGAATTCAATATGTTTAGGTAAAGAAGACCAAGAAGAAGCAGAAACAGGCAGTAAAGGAGGCTAAGACAGCTTCTTCTCATGGCAAGGAATCAGAGGAAGGTACGACATACAGCACCACCACTAATACCACCAACTGTTTCAATCAATTGTGCCTAGCAAAGCGTGGTGGGGGCAGACATTTACAGCTAATCGTTACGTCCTTTCAGAGAAATTGAAATGATTCATCTTTGAATGTGTTAGATGAATGCATAAATTTATGCATTTCATACTATCTGACCAGGGCCCGGTTACCCGATAGTGATGGAACTTAGGCTTACGAGGGGGGAGCACTGCtctaggatcagctttctccTTTTTAACCTACAAGATGTAGAATTGTTCTTagcttattctaatgcttccCCAGAGAGAATGTAAAATCAAGTTGGCCATCGTTGAGGCATGTGATACTGATAGGATTGGGGGGAAAATTAAACGGTAGCTTACAAATAGCTAAATAAAACTCAATTGCATTaacatgaaatggatttccatatCATTCAAATATATAGGTGTATGTAACCTAGACAGTATTTATCTTTTAATACAGTCATCTCTGTTTTCATCTGAAGTGTATTTGTTATGCAAAAAAATTGGCTACTTTGTTTTTGTAGTCTGTCACAttcgttctgaagttatcggcTGTAACAGAGAGACGGATAAACATCTTGCTTttgtgtttagcggagatcttctgtgtataaagtgacgcggaagGGCAAAAGACATCTAACAACGTACTTAGCTGttcgagtggtctgaggcagtcgtTAAATAATGGGTGTTTTCAAGAGCAACTTTAGtaatgatggttttgggaaacagctcagagatgtAACGATGCTCCtaagaaggttctaacgatgaacgtAGCCTAGAGATgctttttgggaaaccgggcccagagcCTTGACATTCTAACCATGGATTTGAACACGAGATGTAGGCCTATTTAACTTTCTCCCACTAACCTGCCCCCATGTCTCTATCAGTCTCAGGCACCTGGGAGACCAAGGTCAGTAACAAGGAGAAGCGTGAGCAGCGCCGTAAAGACAAGACCACCGGTGACGGGTCAGGGAGCCCTGGAGGAGTGGATCCTCTGCCCAGTACTCCTCCCACAGAGTCAACCAAGGCCAGCCCCAAAGCTGCAGCCCCTGGGTCTGGCTCtgagaagaaagagaagaagaagaaaggtaaagctagctagctttaggTCTATCACCTTATTGTATAACCTCTCTGTTGGCAAAAGGCTGCACCCATTATTTAacgactgcctcagaccactcgaaCAGCTACAGACTAATTTGGCATCCAGGGAGACTGCTACTCTCTGTCTTCTCGTGTTATTGCGTTTTGCTGGTCCCCTGTTGATCAGACCTGCTATAAATACATACCCTGGAGGACTCCGAgcccagagagagaggtgtagcttCTGCTGCTTGTCAACTGCTCTGTtagcctggaatccaaactgACAATAGAGAAACTGAGCATATcagtttggattccaggctaCTGCTCTTTGTGTGTTGACCTGCTCTCCCTTTGCAAATAGGAAATATAAATGTACATGGAAATATAGCTACAGCCTTGCATTTAAACATCACTGTTATTTCCCTCAGGGGAATCCTCCAAAACCGAAGCTGAGAAGGCATATGCCGTCCCTGCTGTTGCCGTCGTCACACCTCAAggtaaaaaatatacatatagATTAAAATTAGCATCTGATTAAGGGTTAGGAGAGGTTCATGAAAGAGTGAAATCAAATAATGTCCCATTTTAAGAAAATGAATTAGCTACATGCTCTTACTTGTACAGTACTTGGTTGGAGTCCTTTTCTTAGGCATACTATTTAAAGTGGTGCCAATGTGTGGATGTTCTTGAAGGgtgttaaagtgtgtgtgtgtgtgtgttggtgtcagATATTAGCAGCGAGGAGGCTCCGGTAGTGTCTGGAGAATGGGCTGACCGGGCTGTGACAGCCCAAGAGGCCCCAGCCCTTACCATTGTTCCTGATCAGGAGCACTGGAACTCTCCTGAGAGCAACCAAGACACCTCTGTCTGGGGGCAGGAGACTGACGGTAATGATGGTAGTAATATTTCCCAGGAATATACTGCATATGTAATGGAGCATTTTTAtattaatcaaatcaaactttatttgtcatgCAGGGGATACAGCGAAGTATACACAGTACAATGACATTTTTACTGGCAAGAGTTTTCACTAAGGTTTTGTATTGCAATGTTTGTTATTAGGAGGATGGCTGTCATTGATGCGGGGATAACAGGGATAAAGGCTAAAGACCTGAATCTAGTCTCCATTCACCAGACTAGGAGTTGGCACTGAATGTAATGGACTGACTgttctttgtgttctgtttgtgGACTCTGGGTGTAGGATTACCTTTTGGCCTCTAGATGGCATGGTTTACACTACTGACAAGTATACTGCCTAACAAAGGCAAAACGCACTAACTATGAATTTGGTCAAAAATATTTGATCTGTTGTAATGGCCAGGTATATTATCTGATTCATGTGGTATTTATTTTCCTGACACAAGAACACACCAGTTGATCAGAATATATAATGGAGTATATATAtcaccgtgtagctcagttggtagagcatggcgtttgcaacgccagggttgtgggttcgattcccacggggggccagtatgaaaaagaaaacaaatgtaagtcgctctggataagagtgtctgctaaatgactaaaaatgtaaaaaatgagtaTCAGAAATTGCTGATCATAATCTCTGTCTGTACCATGTAGGTGTTTTAACTAGACCTTTCCTCCGGATGTGTTTTCTGCTGTAGGTGGGTCTGCTGCTGCAGTGGACAGTAGCTCTGACTGGATTGCCCCAGAGGTGGTGTGGGGGAACAATGAGGAACTCCCTGCTCCAGTAGAGGCTGCCCCCCCTGGCCTGGAGGAGCCCCTGCCAGAGCCTGTCAAGGTTAGTCGCCAGTTGTCAACACTCTTTCAGGTGCCCCTCACAAGAGGTTTCTAACATCAAGGGCCtgttcctggttaaataaataacaTGTTTTATATTTAAATTCTGTAAATATAATCTGGGaaagttgaggagagagagaaaccatcTGCAGAGATGTTCCTAGTTAAACAGAACATTTCAtcatgaagagagagatgacaaggattgaatttacattttgcatttaaAAACCTCTAAATATAACTTGATGCATATGTGAGGATAGACTGACTGGTAGTGAGCACTACATCCTTGAAATGGGACTAGTTTGACTGCAGTGCAACAGTTGCTTGTAAAGAGACCATGCTGTATCCTGTACAAGGTTCTGCGTAGAGTAATAGTAGTGATTTGGGGATTGTTTCAATTTAAAAGCCTCTGTCAAACAAAGCTGCACATTTAAATTTCAGAAGCCTTCTCATGTAAAAAATGTATCTGCTACTTACTGTACACGTTCCCCTTGATATTATTTAGACGTTTTAAGCTCAAGTTGGGGAAAGGTTGTCATGTTGAGCAGTCTAGATGTGTCACATATTTGATTTAGTTTTGTACTTGGAATGTTTTTCTTTCACAGCAGGGATCtggtgaagagagagaaaaggcagAGCCTGCCGCTGATGGAGCTGGGAAAtctaaaaagaagaagaagaagaagaagcagcaaGCTGAAGATGCAGTAGTTACTGGCCAGGTAACACTATAGACTAAGCAGTTGAAGAACAAAGCAGTTACTGGATTACTCCTTAACAACATTTTTACAATGTTACTATAGTAATTAATGTTATTACACATGAAtagagcaacttaatgtaaacTGTTACCATCACTCATTATAACTACATTGCTGAGTCCCTCATTGGGTCATTGCTACCTGTGGCCTTCCTGATTGGCTCATATTTGTTCTGTCTGTGATTGACAGGAGTCAGAGGAGCCAAATAAAAAGGTTGTTACTGAGGCCAAGGTGAAGAAGCAGCCAATCCAGGAGCCTGCTGCTCCTACTGTCCAGGCTGTCAACACTGCTGCTGTGGAGGTTGGTGACACTGTTCTATAGACTTCCCCAATGGCtgggtctcaaatggcaccctattccctaatagtgtactacttttgactagggctcgTAAGGACTATAAAGGAATTAAGGTGCCATTAAGGACACAATATTTCTGTCTGTTTAGGGGACCCCTTTTGGCCCAAGAGCACCCCCAGAGGCAAAAAGCTCTTTATAGCCTATTTAATCCCAAGGTTTCTTCTTCCTGCAGGCAAGAGTGGAGAAACCAGTGGTAGTTCAGAACAAAGCCCCTATCACACAAGTGCCACCCCAACCCACAGAGACTACTGCCAAGCAGAACAGTCTACATGTTCCATCACAGAGTAAGTCTATCAGAACAACCACATGTGAATCACACTGGAGTCTggtctagtggtagtgctgcaGACCCCAGACTACGTATGTCGGCCAGCAGCTGGGGTCCGATCCCTGCATACACCTTACTTCACTTTATACTTTCCTATAGTCTATATCCCCACTCATTCCTTTGCTATACTATGATCACAATAGAAACACGTTAATATTAAAGGAGGAATAGCTTTACCTTCCACTCGTGCCATTCAGATCTAGACATATTAGTGCCTAGGGGGGTTATGGGCTGCTAGGCGTTGTTTCTAGGCAGGGCCTCCATTGTTGTGTGATTGACTGGGCCACCAAGCTGCCTGCTCACCTTCCTCCTCCCAACCAGATGTCGTCCCCTGGTTGTGGCAAAGTGTAGCTGTTGATTTCTAGAGTGAGGCTGGTTAAATGTCCCTCTAATGAGGTGGATAGTCCTTACTGTATAATAAGGGTTGTTAAAATTCCCAGTTTCCCTGAAATCCTatttggaagattcctggaattaATTTGGGAATAAGCAGGAAGtccgggaatcctccaaccagggaAAGTTACAGAAATGTTGCAACCCTAATCAAACACAAGGCTGTATACAGGCAGGGCTGcagttctctctcgctctctcagccTCCACTCAAACTTCTCTACAGCTGCACTGTTTCTCAATCCACTCCAGGAGGACCACACCTCCATGGGTTGCACCTTTTTGTTCCACCCCAGCTAATATCCAAGCCCTTGATTGGAGGATTCAGGTGGTAGTACTGGGCTAGAACAAAAATGTTCACTCCCTGGTGATCCTTCTGGAATGGATTGTACACACTTCCTGGTTCTAAAGTCGTATCTGTTTCTCTTTTTCTATTAAATTTTTTACAACCTGTATCTTGTCTTACAAAGAGTCCCATATTGTATTGTAAGACGTTCTCTCCCTGTGTGTTTTACCCCATAGAAAAACCTGAAGAGAGCCAGCCTTCCAAACCAGTGATGAAGAAGAAGCGAGCAAGAAGAGAAACATGAGTTGGAGTCATGAACATGATGAAGTTATATGCAAAGTACTTTGGATTAAACAACCGCTGTTCATCcttttaaaaaaattaatggaaatAAATTAACTTTGAGTTCTGACTGGCCAGCTTCATGTCCAAAATGCAGCCTGGTCAAGCGGACTGGATCTAGATTAACTGTAAAGCTAAATTCTGCGATTCTGATCAATATCGTAGTTTGGGCACACACATGAAAATTGTTTCCAATTCCAATGAATCTTTTGAAAGATCATGTTTGATGATTAGACATCTagaaaattaataaataaatccTGATTTAATAGTGATTGTGATGTTGTGGCTTTGAGAGGAATATTATAGTGGAAGAGTCAGCCGAGTCACATGTTAACATTACAGGCTTTTATTATGCAGTCTTTTTGTTTGCTGTTTATATCGTGAACGGTATTGGTGCAGTGACTCCTGCTCAAATGGTCAAGTCCAACACTACAGAGTCGTGTTCAATAGGGCACATGGTAGCAAACTGTTTTGAAAGGGAAAACTAAATAAGCGATTGCTATccgacaagtccaggtagtcctccctgtttcagtccattttgtACTGTTTGGTGCgtaatgaacacgacccaagGGAATCATGTTTAGCATTTGGGTGCAGGTGGTGTTAGTGGTatctctactgttctgctgtacaTGGAAAAGAGACATGCTTTCAGTTACTTGCTGTTATTTTGACCATCTGTGTTGTGCTCAGTCCGTGTAGGTGCTTCTACCATTGATGGCTGTGTTGTCCTGTCCACCTGTGGTTGATGATTCAAAAGTCCTCAACCTTTTGTAACCTCTTTGTAATAAAAACGCTTCAAGCCATATgtaaaaatattaaaaataaaaggcCTTTTCTATATTTGATTTAGTCTATTTTGTATTTCTATTGTTTTTCCTATTAATCAGTTACCTCTATTTGTCTCTTAAGTTGTTTTTTTTGAGCAACTGACTGGTGTGTAGTGAAAAGTAATGTTTAGTCCTGCTGTAGACAGGATGGTTTCAAACTGCTTTAATCAATGATGTACTGGTAATGATGCAGTAATCAGGAATACAATTTGATGCCTTAATTGGTTGAGTAATGTAGGCATGTGCTCTACAAACAGTTTTAATGTATTGATTGTGTCTCAGTTCTATGTTGGACCATGTTTGTTCTGCACCCTGAATCTTTCTCCACTTGTCTTTCTCCCTCAGATGGAAATGTAATATGTGAATTGCTTCCATTTTTCCTGATTGGAGATGGTAATGTCTCAAAGTTCAATTATTTTAATGTGTTTGATACTTGTCCTTTACCTCGGTCTTTATTGTCAATGTTCCAATTGCAATATATTCAAATATGCCCTTTGTGTGAATTTCTACCATAAAGATCATAAAGGCACTATTGTGAAGTGTGAATATTCTTATTCAA
This genomic window contains:
- the LOC121586041 gene encoding LOW QUALITY PROTEIN: protein LYRIC (The sequence of the model RefSeq protein was modified relative to this genomic sequence to represent the inferred CDS: inserted 2 bases in 1 codon), with the translated sequence MAENWQDATCQQVKLIAGRLNELLSTGLDLLHSELGVDFGVKPEIPPWLIFLAACIGLVLMVAMWASACRGLFKKRATIIEVDETIESTKPAPIKAARTEEQKKKKXGPTEKKSQPNGRTVAELQEEVRVTEDNLPVVPHHSPQVKTEKASEVKKTKKKQKQAVKEAKTASSHGKESEEVSGTWETKVSNKEKREQRRKDKTTGDGSGSPGGVDPLPSTPPTESTKASPKAAAPGSGSEKKEKKKKGESSKTEAEKAYAVPAVAVVTPQDISSEEAPVVSGEWADRAVTAQEAPALTIVPDQEHWNSPESNQDTSVWGQETDGGSAAAVDSSSDWIAPEVVWGNNEELPAPVEAAPPGLEEPLPEPVKQGSGEEREKAEPAADGAGKSKKKKKKKKQQAEDAVVTGQESEEPNKKVVTEAKVKKQPIQEPAAPTVQAVNTAAVEARVEKPVVVQNKAPITQVPPQPTETTAKQNSLHVPSQKKPEESQPSKPVMKKKRARRET